One Leptospira bourretii DNA segment encodes these proteins:
- a CDS encoding DUF2804 domain-containing protein — MFQLKPQLISILGIIFLSFCIFNCSNAKLEPGQIVDQHGKTIILIPEPGLEATIQKEIKSPISLLLADGKLNVSGWSRYPNFQIEESRIKVDPKRYKRWEHYTFYNEKFGGAVTVTDIGNLAMGSIELLDFSTGKIIFSKTELVRPGEIFFPTNTTDPIEFKKGDQFIRITKQKGKRLIEYSIVGDSKSEVILGNLELEEKAPEALAVITPFSESTFFYEYKMPSLLCKGSIQYNKTTYEFDNKSYAVLDWGRGTWPEKNKWLWAAGAGLVQGELLSLNLGYGFGTPKDATENGIVYKGKVHKLDKVTWKYDVTDYKKPWKFISNEGRLELEFTPVYLLHSDIDLMGMIGFLKQLYQNFTFSEILDLLKTEAYLNKAFGHYNGYVVLDNGTKLEVKDLAGFAEQMYQQW, encoded by the coding sequence ATGTTTCAATTGAAACCACAACTGATAAGTATCTTAGGGATAATATTCCTAAGTTTCTGCATATTCAATTGTTCTAATGCAAAATTAGAACCTGGTCAAATTGTAGACCAACACGGGAAAACAATCATTCTGATTCCTGAACCCGGACTGGAAGCCACCATTCAGAAAGAAATCAAAAGCCCAATTTCTCTTTTGTTAGCCGATGGAAAACTAAATGTATCAGGTTGGTCTAGATATCCTAATTTTCAAATCGAAGAATCTCGTATCAAAGTAGATCCCAAACGTTACAAACGATGGGAACATTATACGTTTTACAATGAAAAATTTGGTGGAGCCGTTACCGTTACAGATATTGGTAATTTGGCAATGGGCAGCATTGAACTTTTAGATTTTTCTACAGGAAAAATTATTTTTTCAAAAACTGAATTGGTAAGACCGGGTGAGATTTTTTTCCCAACCAATACAACCGATCCAATTGAATTCAAAAAAGGAGATCAGTTCATTCGGATTACGAAACAAAAAGGAAAAAGACTCATTGAATACTCTATCGTTGGTGACTCAAAATCTGAGGTAATTTTAGGTAATTTGGAATTAGAAGAAAAAGCTCCGGAGGCACTGGCTGTTATTACTCCTTTTTCGGAATCTACTTTTTTTTATGAATATAAAATGCCTAGTTTGCTTTGCAAAGGTTCTATCCAATACAACAAAACAACATATGAATTTGATAACAAAAGTTATGCGGTATTGGATTGGGGTAGGGGAACTTGGCCTGAAAAAAACAAATGGTTATGGGCGGCAGGTGCTGGCCTTGTCCAAGGGGAATTACTCAGTTTAAATTTGGGTTATGGATTTGGAACTCCCAAAGATGCCACAGAGAATGGAATTGTATACAAGGGAAAGGTTCATAAATTAGATAAAGTTACTTGGAAATATGATGTAACTGACTATAAAAAACCTTGGAAATTCATTAGCAATGAAGGTCGTCTTGAATTAGAATTTACACCGGTTTATCTCTTACATTCGGACATTGACTTAATGGGAATGATCGGATTCTTAAAACAATTGTACCAAAACTTCACTTTTTCTGAAATTTTAGACTTACTAAAAACAGAAGCTTATTTGAATAAAGCATTTGGTCATTACAACGGTTATGTGGTGCTTGACAACGGCACAAAATTAGAAGTTAAAGACCTTGCTGGTTTTGCTGAACAAATGTACCAGCAGTGGTGA
- a CDS encoding MFS transporter — translation MNTNQEYKQGQIVRFLMASFLGFLAGHLTNYSVILYAQDVWNADALAGIGFGLCFGVPLILGWFAGAWCDSYSPQKLAQAAHLSFLIALGLLHFSSQMEGQISIVLFLFGACFVGMGWSVLAPARMSLLGRLAGERQVKLAVVFNILVMLGFGAAPPILAFCRKIHSWEMVHLTGIILFLIAMVLLLGIKTDGLGKSSSAWDRIRRGVSYAKNHPLLKQTLLFSIVIYCSMGPVQVMMPRFAKGVLELGELERGFFLGGLALALLLGGGVSLKLAKKVGYGKMIFLAGLFCGLGFLGIGFSTIVWVSVLFLLFSGFGAGASISLIVAILQSEVTTEYRGRLVSLYTITSQVIPALSGLLSGLLLVKVSITAAVISAGAVITLVVVLSAIRLETLRNYKT, via the coding sequence ATGAATACAAATCAAGAATACAAACAAGGACAAATTGTTCGATTTTTGATGGCCTCTTTTTTAGGATTTTTAGCAGGCCACCTAACAAACTACAGTGTCATTTTATACGCACAAGACGTTTGGAATGCAGATGCGCTTGCTGGAATCGGTTTTGGATTGTGTTTTGGTGTTCCCCTAATTCTTGGATGGTTTGCCGGAGCTTGGTGTGACTCCTATTCCCCACAAAAATTAGCCCAAGCTGCCCATCTTTCCTTTTTAATTGCATTGGGTTTGTTACATTTCTCTTCGCAAATGGAAGGACAAATATCGATCGTATTATTCTTATTTGGTGCTTGTTTTGTTGGTATGGGTTGGTCAGTACTTGCTCCTGCAAGGATGTCACTTTTGGGAAGGCTCGCCGGGGAGCGCCAAGTAAAATTGGCAGTCGTTTTTAATATTTTAGTAATGCTTGGATTTGGAGCAGCGCCCCCTATCTTAGCTTTTTGTCGAAAAATTCATTCCTGGGAAATGGTTCACCTAACTGGAATTATTTTATTTTTAATTGCAATGGTTCTTCTATTGGGAATTAAAACAGATGGTCTCGGAAAATCTTCTTCCGCCTGGGACCGAATTCGAAGAGGGGTATCATACGCAAAAAATCATCCTCTGCTCAAACAAACCTTACTCTTTTCTATTGTTATTTATTGTTCGATGGGGCCTGTGCAAGTGATGATGCCCCGGTTTGCCAAAGGAGTCTTAGAACTTGGGGAGTTAGAGCGTGGTTTCTTTTTAGGAGGTCTTGCTCTTGCTCTCTTACTCGGTGGAGGAGTTTCTTTGAAACTAGCAAAAAAAGTCGGTTATGGGAAGATGATTTTCCTAGCAGGACTTTTTTGTGGATTGGGTTTTTTAGGAATTGGCTTTAGCACAATCGTATGGGTTTCCGTTTTGTTTTTGTTATTCAGTGGGTTTGGTGCCGGAGCAAGCATAAGCCTTATCGTCGCCATCCTACAATCAGAAGTCACCACAGAATATAGAGGTAGGCTTGTGAGTTTATATACAATCACAAGTCAAGTGATTCCTGCTTTGTCTGGATTGTTGTCGGGACTATTGTTAGTAAAAGTTTCGATTACGGCAGCAGTTATTTCTGCAGGTGCCGTAATCACTTTAGTTGTAGTTCTAAGCGCAATCCGATTAGAAACATTGAGAAATTATAAAACTTAA
- a CDS encoding lyase: MKLKHILFFVLFAYVPLFAIEIEVKDSSGKPLDLVMVTVKAEKPQVPPRDDHGYPPEGLEFTITPEVTMFTNPNGRINLPFPYAPSVIVRLRKIGYKDQNLRTFSSNSFQSFRMEKVVDINLLVSQYPSNSWVAALDFGEDKDLRKTYLEQCGFCHQQGSFFMRRAFTAGDWEEIINRMMGYGARPHGKAKKKLPTLLSNAYIDLLKHPERVQPGRAWGKELHGAVIREWPMGDSFSQMHDLLYHKKTGLVYVGDNIQDRLWEINPNTGKTVVYKVPKQPDDELGGLLPGRLRSFQKHETYVGLHSLAESPVDGHIFITPSLQKRITEFDPITKKFTDHMFDDGLYPHTVRIDDQDRVWFTLALSNQIGMFDRKSNKFKNYTLPARTKKESFSLWISGFIVKLMNWGFPMHLLPVDERVSGMPLPYGIDIAPNGNVWFTRLHADTIGVINPKDDSFQLIETPFQGPRRLRIDKDNHIWISAFPEGSIAKYTPEDGKFKLYPLPTAIDGVETPYSLNVDRPRNIVWVNGTSSDNLMAMDIKTEEWKVYPMSRKVTFTRDVEFGPDGKAYTCNGAFPSWQIEDGQPTLMEIKQSK, encoded by the coding sequence ATGAAACTTAAACATATTTTGTTTTTTGTTTTGTTCGCCTATGTTCCGTTATTTGCCATTGAGATTGAAGTAAAAGATTCATCTGGAAAACCTTTGGATCTTGTGATGGTGACAGTGAAAGCTGAAAAACCACAAGTGCCTCCACGAGATGACCATGGGTATCCACCAGAAGGATTGGAATTTACCATCACTCCAGAAGTAACTATGTTTACAAATCCCAATGGACGAATCAACTTACCCTTTCCTTATGCACCGTCTGTAATTGTTCGACTGCGAAAAATTGGATACAAAGACCAAAACCTAAGGACCTTCTCCTCAAACTCATTCCAATCGTTTCGAATGGAGAAGGTTGTAGACATCAATCTTCTTGTGAGCCAATACCCTTCCAATAGTTGGGTGGCCGCACTTGATTTTGGTGAGGACAAGGACTTAAGAAAAACCTATTTAGAACAATGTGGATTTTGCCACCAACAAGGTAGTTTTTTTATGAGACGTGCCTTTACCGCTGGTGACTGGGAAGAAATCATCAATCGAATGATGGGTTATGGAGCAAGGCCCCATGGCAAAGCCAAAAAAAAGCTCCCCACCCTTTTATCCAATGCTTATATCGATTTACTCAAACATCCAGAAAGAGTCCAACCTGGCCGGGCCTGGGGAAAAGAACTCCACGGTGCTGTCATCAGAGAATGGCCAATGGGAGATAGTTTTTCCCAAATGCATGATCTACTCTACCATAAAAAAACAGGTCTTGTATATGTTGGTGATAATATCCAAGATCGACTTTGGGAAATTAATCCTAACACTGGTAAAACGGTAGTATATAAAGTACCAAAACAACCGGATGACGAATTGGGTGGACTCTTACCAGGAAGGTTACGTTCTTTTCAGAAACATGAAACTTATGTTGGATTACATTCCTTAGCAGAATCACCTGTTGATGGTCATATATTCATCACACCTTCTCTTCAAAAACGAATTACCGAATTTGATCCAATCACAAAAAAATTCACTGACCATATGTTTGATGATGGATTGTATCCTCATACCGTTCGTATTGATGACCAAGATCGTGTTTGGTTTACTTTAGCACTTTCAAACCAAATCGGAATGTTCGATCGCAAATCAAACAAATTCAAAAATTATACCTTACCTGCAAGAACCAAAAAGGAAAGTTTTAGTTTATGGATTAGTGGATTCATTGTAAAACTAATGAACTGGGGATTCCCTATGCATTTGTTGCCTGTGGATGAACGAGTGAGTGGAATGCCACTTCCTTATGGGATTGACATTGCACCGAATGGAAATGTTTGGTTCACTCGTTTGCATGCAGATACCATTGGAGTAATCAATCCAAAAGATGATAGTTTCCAATTAATTGAAACTCCATTCCAAGGACCGCGTCGCTTAAGAATAGATAAAGACAACCACATTTGGATCTCAGCATTTCCAGAAGGTTCTATTGCAAAGTATACACCTGAAGATGGGAAATTTAAACTATATCCTTTGCCAACAGCCATAGATGGAGTGGAAACTCCTTATTCTCTTAACGTTGACAGACCAAGAAACATTGTATGGGTAAATGGTACGTCTTCAGACAATCTTATGGCAATGGATATCAAAACAGAAGAATGGAAAGTATATCCAATGAGCCGAAAGGTTACCTTTACAAGAGATGTTGAATTTGGTCCAGACGGCAAAGCTTACACCTGTAATGGAGCCTTTCCAAGTTGGCAAATTGAAGATGGCCAACCAACTCTAATGGAAATAAAACAATCAAAATGA
- a CDS encoding SDR family oxidoreductase, with the protein MRVLITGGAGYIGTTLIKHISKHFPDWKILTTDIRPLQGLDPIPHLEFQTLDISQRDEVIKLIQTWEPDSIVHLASILNPPPGMSEAIQHKIDVEGTKNVLDGAILAQTKQVIITSSGAAYGYHKENKDWIEETDPIRGHSAFAYSRHKREIEEILSEYRIQHPKLKQLILRPGTILGATVNNLITDMFRKPFVMGVWGHLSPFVFIWDEDVIQIIAKGILEKKEGAFNLAGDGAMTLKEISSMIGKPYVPIPAFFLQAALFVLRLLRLTQYGPDQIDFLRYRPVLSNKQLKTVFGYTPKFTSKETFILYLKAKGVPYHET; encoded by the coding sequence TTGAGGGTTTTAATCACTGGTGGTGCCGGTTATATCGGCACTACACTCATCAAACATATATCAAAACACTTTCCCGATTGGAAAATTCTTACGACAGATATCAGACCACTCCAAGGATTGGATCCTATTCCCCATTTGGAATTTCAAACTCTAGACATTAGCCAAAGGGATGAGGTAATCAAATTAATCCAAACATGGGAACCAGATTCCATTGTTCACCTTGCTTCGATTTTAAATCCGCCACCAGGAATGAGTGAAGCCATCCAACATAAAATCGATGTCGAAGGCACAAAAAATGTGTTAGATGGTGCCATTTTGGCTCAAACCAAACAAGTGATCATCACAAGCTCTGGCGCAGCTTATGGATACCACAAAGAAAACAAAGATTGGATTGAAGAAACAGACCCTATCCGAGGGCATTCCGCTTTTGCTTATTCCAGACACAAAAGAGAAATCGAAGAAATCCTTTCTGAATACCGCATCCAGCACCCTAAATTGAAACAACTAATCTTAAGACCAGGAACCATTTTAGGAGCCACAGTGAATAACCTAATCACTGATATGTTCCGAAAACCGTTTGTAATGGGTGTTTGGGGGCATTTAAGTCCTTTTGTCTTTATTTGGGACGAAGATGTCATTCAAATCATCGCCAAGGGGATTCTAGAAAAAAAAGAAGGTGCATTTAATCTTGCTGGCGATGGAGCAATGACTCTCAAAGAAATTAGTTCTATGATCGGGAAACCATACGTTCCCATTCCCGCCTTTTTTTTGCAGGCAGCGCTTTTTGTACTAAGGTTATTACGCCTGACCCAGTATGGTCCAGACCAAATTGATTTTTTGCGTTACCGACCTGTTTTATCTAACAAACAGTTAAAAACTGTGTTTGGATACACACCAAAATTTACATCTAAAGAAACTTTCATTTTATATTTAAAAGCCAAAGGAGTTCCTTACCATGAAACTTAA
- a CDS encoding bile acid:sodium symporter family protein produces MNYNNDYQIVLGLILALMIFGVALELRFIAFRAVLQRPVSVFAGLIGQTLFLPWITLLITLFLDLPAGIELGMLLVAASPGGNLSNIITHLAHGNTALSVSMTAVSSAFAIITLPLNFTLTAHSNPVTKAMISGTGELHIDSLMIIKGLIILLLLPLALGMSIGNFATKVAHKITPFFKRISSVIFLVFLVVAVGGNWKVFLDNIGFVFLIVVFHNLVALSIGNLIARAFQQDIPNRRAITIEVGMQNSGLALGLILTQFQAEPNMALVAAFWGIWHIVSGLLLVLFWRKFSPIEGT; encoded by the coding sequence CATAGCCTTTCGAGCAGTTTTACAACGCCCTGTATCAGTTTTTGCCGGACTCATCGGCCAAACACTTTTTTTACCATGGATCACCTTACTCATCACACTATTCCTTGATTTGCCCGCAGGAATTGAGTTGGGAATGTTACTCGTCGCAGCAAGTCCAGGTGGGAACCTATCGAATATTATCACTCACTTAGCTCATGGAAACACAGCACTGTCCGTTAGTATGACTGCTGTTTCTAGTGCTTTTGCAATCATCACATTACCACTTAACTTTACTTTAACGGCACATAGCAATCCCGTTACAAAAGCAATGATTTCGGGAACTGGTGAATTACATATTGATAGTCTCATGATTATCAAAGGTTTAATTATTTTACTCCTGCTTCCTTTGGCATTAGGAATGTCGATTGGTAATTTTGCAACGAAAGTGGCTCACAAAATCACTCCATTTTTCAAACGGATTTCATCAGTTATCTTTTTGGTGTTTTTAGTGGTGGCTGTCGGTGGCAACTGGAAAGTATTTTTAGACAATATTGGATTTGTTTTTTTGATTGTTGTCTTTCATAATTTAGTAGCCCTGAGCATTGGTAATTTAATTGCCAGGGCCTTCCAACAAGACATTCCCAATCGACGTGCCATTACCATTGAAGTGGGTATGCAAAATTCGGGACTTGCTCTTGGTCTCATCCTCACACAATTCCAAGCAGAACCAAACATGGCTTTGGTGGCAGCCTTTTGGGGAATTTGGCATATTGTCTCTGGGCTTTTGTTAGTTTTGTTTTGGCGAAAATTTTCCCCTATAGAAGGAACTTAA